The following are encoded together in the Salvelinus alpinus chromosome 29, SLU_Salpinus.1, whole genome shotgun sequence genome:
- the LOC139559332 gene encoding uncharacterized protein isoform X5 — translation MWSRNLLIASVVVFLATTISTAPVEEKEPEEIEVEDGEEELSEEEEGIGAQQATTVSKGLGLSAQPGTSFQGEAPNGHKLNGDSAMQAGPDRNGGGGGGGGGGGGGGGGGGDSHTSPSDPSSHDASLPGHAGSSLDTSIAGPSLDPSQTGAGGHGSSVSHVQAPGKVVVHPGTVVVHPGTGVVHPGTGVVHPGTGVVHSDTISHGSMGQAGGSSTLIIIHEAHPQPAGGSIHTFDAAGYQTEAPTSETEIESPEYDTPESPEFNGNGHKLLIGGAVENGHAATPVVTDLFIEDTTHMDPTGAMDPLGASSHLDNTGECPGIIDQSSHDFLIGLMGGVGDPYASDIHIDISDHTGMTSQLDLIAVGSGPGPALSSSSSPGPDVPPGTYWHAFHPLPGLGDHIGLISDFTGLTDYSGPDHPYLSSSFDGSHHSAGDHAGLSDTTDHPVAVMSHTDYSSSHIDHPGNGRQSQVTDTHGGDHAVNDVHHDVTDPSGQHIVSTDVGLLDAGEHGVVSHHDDMGAVTDGVAVQHHDDVHTVSPQTDTTGAAEELVTSSHTQIDITALGVNVYSASAPGTPDSVLGFGHDTTVVAEAHSVFIQTDSPVTADAQGSTLQASSHPGVTEQTQPAVSAAEQYNPSGQGPEGAENVELEDTC, via the exons ATGTGGTCACG AAATCTTTTAATTGCTTCTGTAGTTGTCTTTTTGGCAACAACAATTTCAACTGCTCCTGTGGAAG AGAAAGAGCCGGAGGAGATAGAGGTAGAGGACGGCGAAGAGGAACtctcagaagaggaggagg GAATTGGAGCACAGCAAGCTACCACAGTATCTAAAGGCCTGG GTTTAAGCGCTCAGCCTGGCACCTCGTTCCAGGGCGAAGCTCCGAATG GACATAAACTCAATGGGGATAGTGCCATGCAAGCTGGGCCTGACC gtaatggtggtggtggaggaggagggggagggggtggtggaggaggaggaggtggaggagattcACATACTTCACCCTCTGACCCCAGCTCCCATG ATGCTTCTTTGCCAGGACATGCAGGTTCCTCTTTAGATACCAGTATTGCAG GTCCCAGTTTGGATCCGAGTCAAACAG GTGCAGGGGGTCATGGCAGTTCAGTGTCACACGTGCAAGCCCCAG GAAAAGTGGTTGTCCACCCAGGAACAGTGGTTGTCCACCCAGGAACAGGGGTTGTCCACCCAGGAACAGGGGTTGTCCACCCAGGAACAGGGGTTGTCCACTCAGATACAATCTCTCACG GCTCAATGGGACAAGCAGGAGGGAGCTCCACTCTCATCATTATCCATGAGGCTCATCCACAGCCTGCAG GTGGCAGCATTCATACATTTGATGCTGCTGGCTATCAGACTGAGGCTCCAA CAAGTGAGACTGAAATAGAGTCACCTGAGTATGACACACCTGAGTCACCTGAGTTTAATG GTAATGGTCACAAGCTGCTGATTGGAGGAGCAGTAGAAAATGGACATGCAG CTACACCTGTAGTCACTGACCTCTTCATCGAGGACACAACTCACATGGATCCCACAG GTGCTATGGATCCACTTGGTGCAAGTTCTCACCTGGACAATACAGGTGAGTGTCCAG GTATTATCGACCAATCCAGCCATGACTTCCTCATTGGTTTAATGG GTGGTGTGGGGGATCCGTATGCTTCTGACATCCATATCGACATCTCAG ATCACACCGGAATGACTTCTCAATTAGACTTAATAG ctGTGGGTTCAGGTCCAGGACCGGCATTGTCGTCCAGTAGCAGCCCGGGTCCAGACGTTCCACCAGGTACCTACTGGCACGCCTTCCACCCTCTGCCAG GTCTTGGAGATCACATAGGTCTAATAAGTGATTTTACAG GACTTACTGACTActcagggcctgaccatccatatCTGAGCTCCAGTTTCGATGGATCTCACCACTCAGCAGGTGATCATGCTGGTCTATCCGATACTACAG ACCACCCAGTAGCAGTGATGTCACATACTGATTATTCATCATCGCACATTGACCACCCAG GGAATGGTCGTCAAAGCCAGGTTACAGACACACATGGAGGTGATCATGCGGTCAATGATGTGCATCATGATGTAACAG ATCCATCTGGGCAGCATATTGTGTCTACAGACGTAGGCCTACTAGATGCTG GTGAGCACGGCGTCGTCTCTCACCACGACGACATGGGAG CTGTTACAGACGGGGTCGCTGTTCAGCATCATGATGACGTTCACACCGTCAGCCCTCAAACAGATACCACAG GTGCGGCAGAAGAACTTGTAACCAGCTCACATACACAGATAGATATCACTG CCCTTGGGGTGAACGTGTACAGCGCCAGTGCACCAGGGACGCCCG ATTCTGTGCTTGGATTTGGACATGACACTACAG TTGTTGCAGAAGCACACAGTGTCTTCATTCAGACCGATTCCCCAG TCACAGCTGATGCACAAGGATCCACTCTACAGGCTTCCA GTCATCCTGGTGTAACAGAACAGACACAGCCTGCTG
- the LOC139559332 gene encoding uncharacterized protein isoform X13 encodes MWSRNLLIASVVVFLATTISTAPVEEKEPEEIEVEDGEEELSEEEEGIGAQQATTVSKGLGLSAQPGTSFQGEAPNDASLPGHAGSSLDTSIAGPSLDPSQTGAGGHGSSVSHVQAPGKVVVHPGTVVVHPGTGVVHPGTGVVHPGTGVVHSDTISHGSMGQAGGSSTLIIIHEAHPQPAGGSIHTFDAAGYQTEAPTSETEIESPEYDTPESPEFNGNGHKLLIGGAVENGHAATPVVTDLFIEDTTHMDPTGAMDPLGASSHLDNTGECPGIIDQSSHDFLIGLMGGVGDPYASDIHIDISDHTGMTSQLDLIAVGSGPGPALSSSSSPGPDVPPGTYWHAFHPLPGLGDHIGLISDFTGLTDYSGPDHPYLSSSFDGSHHSAGDHAGLSDTTDHPVAVMSHTDYSSSHIDHPGNGRQSQVTDTHGGDHAVNDVHHDVTDPSGQHIVSTDVGLLDAGEHGVVSHHDDMGAVTDGVAVQHHDDVHTVSPQTDTTGAAEELVTSSHTQIDITALGVNVYSASAPGTPDSVLGFGHDTTVVAEAHSVFIQTDSPVTADAQGSTLQASSHPGVTEQTQPAVSAAEQYNPSGQGPEGAENVELEDTC; translated from the exons ATGTGGTCACG AAATCTTTTAATTGCTTCTGTAGTTGTCTTTTTGGCAACAACAATTTCAACTGCTCCTGTGGAAG AGAAAGAGCCGGAGGAGATAGAGGTAGAGGACGGCGAAGAGGAACtctcagaagaggaggagg GAATTGGAGCACAGCAAGCTACCACAGTATCTAAAGGCCTGG GTTTAAGCGCTCAGCCTGGCACCTCGTTCCAGGGCGAAGCTCCGAATG ATGCTTCTTTGCCAGGACATGCAGGTTCCTCTTTAGATACCAGTATTGCAG GTCCCAGTTTGGATCCGAGTCAAACAG GTGCAGGGGGTCATGGCAGTTCAGTGTCACACGTGCAAGCCCCAG GAAAAGTGGTTGTCCACCCAGGAACAGTGGTTGTCCACCCAGGAACAGGGGTTGTCCACCCAGGAACAGGGGTTGTCCACCCAGGAACAGGGGTTGTCCACTCAGATACAATCTCTCACG GCTCAATGGGACAAGCAGGAGGGAGCTCCACTCTCATCATTATCCATGAGGCTCATCCACAGCCTGCAG GTGGCAGCATTCATACATTTGATGCTGCTGGCTATCAGACTGAGGCTCCAA CAAGTGAGACTGAAATAGAGTCACCTGAGTATGACACACCTGAGTCACCTGAGTTTAATG GTAATGGTCACAAGCTGCTGATTGGAGGAGCAGTAGAAAATGGACATGCAG CTACACCTGTAGTCACTGACCTCTTCATCGAGGACACAACTCACATGGATCCCACAG GTGCTATGGATCCACTTGGTGCAAGTTCTCACCTGGACAATACAGGTGAGTGTCCAG GTATTATCGACCAATCCAGCCATGACTTCCTCATTGGTTTAATGG GTGGTGTGGGGGATCCGTATGCTTCTGACATCCATATCGACATCTCAG ATCACACCGGAATGACTTCTCAATTAGACTTAATAG ctGTGGGTTCAGGTCCAGGACCGGCATTGTCGTCCAGTAGCAGCCCGGGTCCAGACGTTCCACCAGGTACCTACTGGCACGCCTTCCACCCTCTGCCAG GTCTTGGAGATCACATAGGTCTAATAAGTGATTTTACAG GACTTACTGACTActcagggcctgaccatccatatCTGAGCTCCAGTTTCGATGGATCTCACCACTCAGCAGGTGATCATGCTGGTCTATCCGATACTACAG ACCACCCAGTAGCAGTGATGTCACATACTGATTATTCATCATCGCACATTGACCACCCAG GGAATGGTCGTCAAAGCCAGGTTACAGACACACATGGAGGTGATCATGCGGTCAATGATGTGCATCATGATGTAACAG ATCCATCTGGGCAGCATATTGTGTCTACAGACGTAGGCCTACTAGATGCTG GTGAGCACGGCGTCGTCTCTCACCACGACGACATGGGAG CTGTTACAGACGGGGTCGCTGTTCAGCATCATGATGACGTTCACACCGTCAGCCCTCAAACAGATACCACAG GTGCGGCAGAAGAACTTGTAACCAGCTCACATACACAGATAGATATCACTG CCCTTGGGGTGAACGTGTACAGCGCCAGTGCACCAGGGACGCCCG ATTCTGTGCTTGGATTTGGACATGACACTACAG TTGTTGCAGAAGCACACAGTGTCTTCATTCAGACCGATTCCCCAG TCACAGCTGATGCACAAGGATCCACTCTACAGGCTTCCA GTCATCCTGGTGTAACAGAACAGACACAGCCTGCTG
- the LOC139559332 gene encoding uncharacterized protein isoform X12 has product MWSRNLLIASVVVFLATTISTAPVEEKEPEEIEVEDGEEELSEEEEDDDDSKSQEKNMGIGAQQATTVSKGLGLSAQPGTSFQGEAPNDASLPGHAGSSLDTSIAGPSLDPSQTGGHGSSVSHVQAPGKVVVHPGTVVVHPGTGVVHPGTGVVHPGTGVVHSDTISHGSMGQAGGSSTLIIIHEAHPQPAGGSIHTFDAAGYQTEAPTSETEIESPEYDTPESPEFNGNGHKLLIGGAVENGHAATPVVTDLFIEDTTHMDPTGAMDPLGASSHLDNTGECPGIIDQSSHDFLIGLMGGVGDPYASDIHIDISDHTGMTSQLDLIAVGSGPGPALSSSSSPGPDVPPGTYWHAFHPLPGLGDHIGLISDFTGLTDYSGPDHPYLSSSFDGSHHSAGDHAGLSDTTDHPVAVMSHTDYSSSHIDHPGNGRQSQVTDTHGGDHAVNDVHHDVTDPSGQHIVSTDVGLLDAGEHGVVSHHDDMGAVTDGVAVQHHDDVHTVSPQTDTTGAAEELVTSSHTQIDITALGVNVYSASAPGTPDSVLGFGHDTTVVAEAHSVFIQTDSPVTADAQGSTLQASSHPGVTEQTQPAVSAAEQYNPSGQGPEGAENVELEDTC; this is encoded by the exons ATGTGGTCACG AAATCTTTTAATTGCTTCTGTAGTTGTCTTTTTGGCAACAACAATTTCAACTGCTCCTGTGGAAG AGAAAGAGCCGGAGGAGATAGAGGTAGAGGACGGCGAAGAGGAACtctcagaagaggaggagg ATGATGATGACTCCAAGAGTCAGGAAAAGAATATGG GAATTGGAGCACAGCAAGCTACCACAGTATCTAAAGGCCTGG GTTTAAGCGCTCAGCCTGGCACCTCGTTCCAGGGCGAAGCTCCGAATG ATGCTTCTTTGCCAGGACATGCAGGTTCCTCTTTAGATACCAGTATTGCAG GTCCCAGTTTGGATCCGAGTCAAACAG GGGGTCATGGCAGTTCAGTGTCACACGTGCAAGCCCCAG GAAAAGTGGTTGTCCACCCAGGAACAGTGGTTGTCCACCCAGGAACAGGGGTTGTCCACCCAGGAACAGGGGTTGTCCACCCAGGAACAGGGGTTGTCCACTCAGATACAATCTCTCACG GCTCAATGGGACAAGCAGGAGGGAGCTCCACTCTCATCATTATCCATGAGGCTCATCCACAGCCTGCAG GTGGCAGCATTCATACATTTGATGCTGCTGGCTATCAGACTGAGGCTCCAA CAAGTGAGACTGAAATAGAGTCACCTGAGTATGACACACCTGAGTCACCTGAGTTTAATG GTAATGGTCACAAGCTGCTGATTGGAGGAGCAGTAGAAAATGGACATGCAG CTACACCTGTAGTCACTGACCTCTTCATCGAGGACACAACTCACATGGATCCCACAG GTGCTATGGATCCACTTGGTGCAAGTTCTCACCTGGACAATACAGGTGAGTGTCCAG GTATTATCGACCAATCCAGCCATGACTTCCTCATTGGTTTAATGG GTGGTGTGGGGGATCCGTATGCTTCTGACATCCATATCGACATCTCAG ATCACACCGGAATGACTTCTCAATTAGACTTAATAG ctGTGGGTTCAGGTCCAGGACCGGCATTGTCGTCCAGTAGCAGCCCGGGTCCAGACGTTCCACCAGGTACCTACTGGCACGCCTTCCACCCTCTGCCAG GTCTTGGAGATCACATAGGTCTAATAAGTGATTTTACAG GACTTACTGACTActcagggcctgaccatccatatCTGAGCTCCAGTTTCGATGGATCTCACCACTCAGCAGGTGATCATGCTGGTCTATCCGATACTACAG ACCACCCAGTAGCAGTGATGTCACATACTGATTATTCATCATCGCACATTGACCACCCAG GGAATGGTCGTCAAAGCCAGGTTACAGACACACATGGAGGTGATCATGCGGTCAATGATGTGCATCATGATGTAACAG ATCCATCTGGGCAGCATATTGTGTCTACAGACGTAGGCCTACTAGATGCTG GTGAGCACGGCGTCGTCTCTCACCACGACGACATGGGAG CTGTTACAGACGGGGTCGCTGTTCAGCATCATGATGACGTTCACACCGTCAGCCCTCAAACAGATACCACAG GTGCGGCAGAAGAACTTGTAACCAGCTCACATACACAGATAGATATCACTG CCCTTGGGGTGAACGTGTACAGCGCCAGTGCACCAGGGACGCCCG ATTCTGTGCTTGGATTTGGACATGACACTACAG TTGTTGCAGAAGCACACAGTGTCTTCATTCAGACCGATTCCCCAG TCACAGCTGATGCACAAGGATCCACTCTACAGGCTTCCA GTCATCCTGGTGTAACAGAACAGACACAGCCTGCTG